In one window of Echeneis naucrates chromosome 17, fEcheNa1.1, whole genome shotgun sequence DNA:
- the LOC115057822 gene encoding protein CYR61-like isoform X2 — protein sequence MDRRLLTQERQLQLLKMWKAIGILVLCSTLASASCPKDCQCPSGLPTCATGVSLVLDSCGCCKVCARQLFEDCSRTQPCDHTKGLQCNFGGGFESAKGICRDGRTCEYNNKIYQNGEIFHPNCKYQCTCMDGAIGCVSLCPHEVSLPKVGCAKPRRLKVSGHCCEQLICPEEAKPESPLMKKFGKKVRASEEDLASKNELAPLWKGELESLAAFRSHPISHMVSKGAKCVPQTTVWSPCSKSCGTGVSSRVTNSNVQCKLMKETRLCEVHPCNQKAFTRLKKGRKCNNIEKARHPVKLSYGGCRSLKKFRPTYCGSCSNAGRCCRPHRTQTIPVRFRCKNGETFSRMVMMIESCKCNIKCSAKTPALHRLFKGLH from the exons ATGGACAGAAGATTACTCACTCAGGAAAGACAGCTTCAGCTGCTGAAGATGTGGAAAGCCATTGGCATTCTGGTCCTCTGCTCTACACTG GCGTCAGCGTCGTGCCCAAAGGACTGTCAGTGTCCTTCTGGACTCCCCACATGTGCTACAGGAGTCAGTCTGGTGCTGGACAGCTGTGGATGCTGTAAAGTTTGTGCTCGGCAGCTCTTTGAGGATTGCAGCAGGACACAGCCATGTGACCACACAAAAGGGCTACAGTGCAACTTTGGAGGTGGATTTGAGTCTGCTAAGGGCATCTGTCGAG ATGGAAGAACCTGCGAGTACAACAACAAGATTTACCAGAATGGGGAAATCTTCCATCCAAACTGTAAATACCAGTGCACTTGCATGGACGGTGCTATTGGATGTGTCTCTTTGTGCCCACATGAGGTTTCCCTGCCCAAAGTGGGTTGTGCCAAACCGAGGAGGCTCAAGGTATCGGGACACTGCTGTGAACAACTGATCTGCCCAGAGGAAGCAAAGCCAGAGAGCCCTTTGATGAAAAAGTTTGGGAAAAAAGTCAGAGCATCTGAGGAAGACCTCGCCAGCAAAAATGAGTTGGCCCCTCTGTGGAAAGGAGAATTGGAGTCTCTGGCTG CTTTCCGGAGTCACCCAATAAGCCACATGGTTTCCAAAGGGGCAAAGTGTGTGCCTCAGACCACAGTTTGGTCACCCTGCTCCAAATCCTGCGGCACCGGAGTGTCCTCAAGAGTGACCAACAGCAATGTCCAGTGCAAACTGATGAAAGAGACTCGGCTCTGTGAAGTCCACCCATGCAACCAAAAGGCCTTCACCAGATTGAAG AAAGGTCGCAAATGCAACAATATTGAAAAAGCCAGACATCCAGTGAAATTGTCCTACGGAGGCTGCCGTAGCCTTAAAAAGTTCCGGCCCACATATTGTGGGTCTTGCTCCAATGCGGGGCGTTGCTGCAGGCCTCATCGGACCCAGACCATACCTGTTCGCTTCAGATGCAAAAACGGTGAAACTTTCAGcaggatggtgatgatgatcGAGTCGTGCAAGTGCAACATCAAATGCTCTGCAAAGACTCCGGCCCTCCACAGACTTTTTAAGGGTCTGCACTAA
- the LOC115057822 gene encoding protein CYR61-like isoform X1 — MDRRLLTQERQLQLLKMWKAIGILVLCSTLASASCPKDCQCPSGLPTCATGVSLVLDSCGCCKVCARQLFEDCSRTQPCDHTKGLQCNFGGGFESAKGICRAKSDGRTCEYNNKIYQNGEIFHPNCKYQCTCMDGAIGCVSLCPHEVSLPKVGCAKPRRLKVSGHCCEQLICPEEAKPESPLMKKFGKKVRASEEDLASKNELAPLWKGELESLAAFRSHPISHMVSKGAKCVPQTTVWSPCSKSCGTGVSSRVTNSNVQCKLMKETRLCEVHPCNQKAFTRLKKGRKCNNIEKARHPVKLSYGGCRSLKKFRPTYCGSCSNAGRCCRPHRTQTIPVRFRCKNGETFSRMVMMIESCKCNIKCSAKTPALHRLFKGLH, encoded by the exons ATGGACAGAAGATTACTCACTCAGGAAAGACAGCTTCAGCTGCTGAAGATGTGGAAAGCCATTGGCATTCTGGTCCTCTGCTCTACACTG GCGTCAGCGTCGTGCCCAAAGGACTGTCAGTGTCCTTCTGGACTCCCCACATGTGCTACAGGAGTCAGTCTGGTGCTGGACAGCTGTGGATGCTGTAAAGTTTGTGCTCGGCAGCTCTTTGAGGATTGCAGCAGGACACAGCCATGTGACCACACAAAAGGGCTACAGTGCAACTTTGGAGGTGGATTTGAGTCTGCTAAGGGCATCTGTCGAG CTAAATCAGATGGAAGAACCTGCGAGTACAACAACAAGATTTACCAGAATGGGGAAATCTTCCATCCAAACTGTAAATACCAGTGCACTTGCATGGACGGTGCTATTGGATGTGTCTCTTTGTGCCCACATGAGGTTTCCCTGCCCAAAGTGGGTTGTGCCAAACCGAGGAGGCTCAAGGTATCGGGACACTGCTGTGAACAACTGATCTGCCCAGAGGAAGCAAAGCCAGAGAGCCCTTTGATGAAAAAGTTTGGGAAAAAAGTCAGAGCATCTGAGGAAGACCTCGCCAGCAAAAATGAGTTGGCCCCTCTGTGGAAAGGAGAATTGGAGTCTCTGGCTG CTTTCCGGAGTCACCCAATAAGCCACATGGTTTCCAAAGGGGCAAAGTGTGTGCCTCAGACCACAGTTTGGTCACCCTGCTCCAAATCCTGCGGCACCGGAGTGTCCTCAAGAGTGACCAACAGCAATGTCCAGTGCAAACTGATGAAAGAGACTCGGCTCTGTGAAGTCCACCCATGCAACCAAAAGGCCTTCACCAGATTGAAG AAAGGTCGCAAATGCAACAATATTGAAAAAGCCAGACATCCAGTGAAATTGTCCTACGGAGGCTGCCGTAGCCTTAAAAAGTTCCGGCCCACATATTGTGGGTCTTGCTCCAATGCGGGGCGTTGCTGCAGGCCTCATCGGACCCAGACCATACCTGTTCGCTTCAGATGCAAAAACGGTGAAACTTTCAGcaggatggtgatgatgatcGAGTCGTGCAAGTGCAACATCAAATGCTCTGCAAAGACTCCGGCCCTCCACAGACTTTTTAAGGGTCTGCACTAA